The nucleotide window GCGCCAGCAGCAGCCCCCGTGGAGAACTCAGTTCAAGGTCAGGCGGGCCAGCAGCGAAGCCAGCGCCTTCTCCTCGCTGACGTGTGCTGTGCCGGTCTCGCGGCCGTCGGTGTGCCGGATGTTCACCCGGCGCAGGCCGGACTCCGGGCGGCTCTCCTTGACGGTCCAGCCCAGGGCCAGCAGCCGCGCGCGGTCGTCGAGCGGCAGGGGGAGAGGCGCGGGGGCCGGGGCGTCAAGCGCAGGCTGCTGGCCGGACTCCAGCACCCAGAGCAGCTCGCGCTTCGAGCGCGTGAGGGCCACGAACTTGACACACCGCTCGCCCTCGATGTCCTGCGGAGTGCTAGCGCGCGGGTGGGGCAGCAGCTCGCCGCGCAGGATCGCCACGCGGTCCGCCTCCAGGCCCTTCGCGCGGTGGACGGTCGACAAAATGACAGCCGGGCGGCTGTCGTCGAAGATGCTGTTGAGCGCGTTCTTCAGGTCGCTGACGGTGCGGGGATTCGCCTTCGCGACGACGATCTTCAGGACCTCCAACTTGTCGTCAAGGTCGTCCACGGCGCGCGCCAGCTTGTCCTCGTCGCCCAGGTGTCGGCTCGTGAGGCTGGCCACTTGCAGAGTGCGGTAGGCCATGACCCGCTCCGGGAAGGCGGCCATGTCCGGGTTCCGGCCCATGATCTTCTCGATCAGCTTGATGAGGCCCGCCGCGATGTCGCGCCCGCGCACCGTCGCGTTGACGCCTTCTCCGATCAGCTCGTAACAGGCGGCAATCAGGGGGGCCGTGACGCGGCACAGGATCAGGTCGCCGGGCGCGACGTGCTTGTGCAGCTCCTCGCGCTTCACGTCGCGTACCACGCCCTCGGCAGCCCCAGGCGCCGGCAAGATGTCCGGGGTGACGGCCTGGGCCAGCCGCACATGCGACACGGGGCAGCGGTAAGTGACGCTCAGGGGCAGCTCGGCCGCGCCGAGGCGCGCCTTGATCACATCCATGCTGCGGTGGTCGGCCCCAGCCCAGCCATAGATGGCTTGGTTGCGGTCCCCAATTGCCATAACGCGGCCGCCGCGCTTGACGGCCGAGAGCACGACCTCCAGCTGCGCGGCGTTCAGGTCCTGCGCCTCGTCCACGATCACGAAGTCGTAAGTGCGTGGGCGTAGGCCCCACTGGACCGGCAGGTAAATCATGTCCGTGAAGTCGATGATCCCCTGCTCACGCGCCAGGCGCTCGCTGTGCGCCAGCACGTCAGGCAGCAGCTTGAGCGCCGCCGCCTCGACTTCGGGATCGAGGTCCACGCCGTAGCTGTCCACCATGTCGAGCACCGCTTCCGGGTTGGCCGGATCAGTCAGGGTGAGGCGCACGAAGTCGGCCAGCCGCATCAGGGCTTCCTGGGTGGCTTTGTACGTCTCGAGGTTCTGAATCATCAGCGGGTCGAGCACCATCGCCGAGACGGCCTTGAGCTTGTCGCTCTTGGTGTTGGGTGCCCCGTTGGGGAGCGCCCGGCGAAGCGCGCCCATGCCCAGGCTATGAATGGTGCTGGCCGTGCATCCAGCGGGCAGACGTTCCTTCAGCTGCTCGGCCGCGTGCTTATTGAACGCGAGGAACAGGACCTGACGACCGGCGAGTAGGCCAGCGCACTGGACGGCGGTGGTGGTCTTGCCCGCTCCGGCGGTCGCGGCAACGATGGCGTGCCCACTCCCGGACTTGACCCAATTGAAGATCTCCTGCTGATAGGTGCTCGGCTGCATGGCGGTCCTTTGGGGCATCTCTGGCGACGCCCCCGGCCTGGGGAAGGGGCTGCCCCGGTGGCAGCTCTGCCTAAAGTATATTCAATATACTTTAGGCATTCAAGAAGGATATTGAATATTCAGAGAGCGCCCCCTACGACCGTTGCAGTCGTAGGGGGCGCTCTTTAGAAGGTCAGTTGTAGTGGCTCTGGAGCTGCTCGGCGGGCGGCGGGGGCATGTGAGCGTAGGTGTCGATGAACACCTGGCGCAGCGTGCCCGGCTTCTCGCCTGCCTCGTCGAACGCGCCCATGCGGTTGCCGGGCACTTCCCAGATCTCGGCGGGGTGCTCTGGCAGGCACCCGCGTTCGGCCAGGAGGTCGCGTAGGGCGTCGAGGTCGCGGGCGAAGTAGATCTCGCTGGACTCGCCCACCGCGAAGAACTTGACCGTATCGGCCATCCGCTCCACGCGCTCCAGTTCGGCCAGCACTAAGGCACCGGCTCGCAGCAGGTTGCAACGGTAGTCGTGGGGCTTCAGTTCGGCGGCCGTCCAGGGCCACAGCACGCGCGTCAGCGCGGGGGCAGTGCCGTCAGAATCGTCTTCCGAGCGGCCAGCAACAGCGTAGGCAGCGGCCGCCATGGCAAAGTCGCCTTGGACGTGGGTGTCGTCATGCTCCGGGGTCCAGCCCTCACGGCTGATCTGGGCGAGGCGTTCGGTCTTGAGGTCGTTCAGCAGGGTGTCCAGGGTAGTCATAGTGGTTCCTCCGGTTCAGGGCGGGGGCCGCAGCAGCAGCCCCCAGAGAGGGCTTCAGTCGGCGGCGGTTGCGGAGTCGGGGAGCATGACGGCCTTCGCGGTTTCTTTGAGCAGCGCCCAGCCGCGCAGCTCTTCTATCGGCATGACGTTGAGCTCGGCGCGCAGCATCTGGTCAGCCGGGCGCGGGTCTTTTGGGTCAGTCGGGTCGAGCGCCAGGTCCTCGACCAACGCAGAGGTCTGCTGAACCGTGAGCTTTTCGATCAGGTCGAGGGCCTGGGCGCGGTACTGGGCGTCTTCGGCGGAGACCTGATCTCCCACCGGGAAACGGACCAGCGGAGGCACGTAGCCGCGCTCGTGCAGGGCCACCGCGTGTTCGAGGATGGCCGCGCGAATCTGCGTATTAGTGGATAGACCCGACAGCTTGCCGAGGCCCTCGCCGTCCTCAATCCCGGCATCCTTCGCCAGCTCCAGCAGGCGGTCGCGCGGGTAGGCCTTCAGGTGCTCATCGGTGAGCTTGTAACTGATGGTGGCCCCGGTGTCGGCCGCGAGGCGGGTCACGAATGCGTATGGCGCATGCACAGGGTTGTATTCGCTCCAGCCGCCTACCGCCTGGGCGATCAGCACGCTCTGAATGTCCAGCAGTTCTTCCAGCTGAAGGGTCAGCAGCTTCTGGAGGAACTCATAGACCTCTTTGCCCTCCGAGCTGTAGCTGAACTTCACGCCCATGAGGTGTTTGGGCTGGTGGTGCTCGTTGACGGCCAGCGCCCCGCCGAGCTTGGCGTCGATCTCGCGCAGCCGGTCCATGCCCGCCGGGATCGGAACCGCCTGGGTGTGGGTCAAGCTGCCCCGCAGCGTTACGGGCGCCGCCTCCAGAATCGAGAGGATCGTCAGCGCCACAGTCCGCTTGTGGTCCCCGACCAGTGCTGTCCGGAGCGCCGTAGCGCGGGCGACATGGCTGTCCGTCCAGCCAGACTTCCGGATGGCTCCGCCTGCACTGCCGGAGGCCTCCGAAGCCGCAGCGCTACGCTCCTTGGCCTGCTGCTTGGCGCGTTCGCTCTTGGCGTCGGCCACGCGTGCGGCGCGCTCCTCCTTGACCTCACCGGTCACTGTGCTGACCAGAATGATCGTCCCGAACAGCTTCTTATCCGCGTCATAGGTGGTGAACTCGTCGTAAGCGAGGCGCAGATATTCCGAATCCATCTTGCGCAGTTCGACGAAAAACTGTCCCGTCTTCCCAGTCAATTCCTTTTCGCGGGCCTTGGCCCAGTCGAGCTGGAGGGCGAGCGCCGCCTTGGGATCCGCGAAGCGCGCGGGCTGGCTGTGGTACAGATCCTCCAGAATCTCTAGCCCGGAGGCGGCCACGTCGAACCTGGCGTGCTCGACGAGGAAGCTGCTCTTCTTGATGAGGCTCGCGAGGCCCTGGACGTTCGTGCCCCGCTTCGCGCTTTCCACGACGTGCTTGCGCAGCGGCCCGGTGGTCTGGGCGATGACCTGCGCCTGCCCGAGGTTGATTTCACGCTCGCGGTACAGCTTGCGGCCGTCCTCGCCTAATCCAGCGGCCAGCACCAGGCGCTCCTGCACGAACCGCACGCTGCGGCCGTAGCGCAGGGCGAGGTCCTGCGGGGTAGCGCCCAGGGTCACCATTTGCGCGAAGGCGTCGGCTTCCTGGAGGGGGTCAATGTCCGCGCGCTCCATGTTCTCGGCGACCGCCAACTGGAGGGCTTCAAGGTCGTTCAGGACCTGCACCCGCACGGGCACCATGTAATCGGCGGGGACGCGGCCCGACTCGTGCAGCAGCTTCAGCGCGCGCAGGCGGCGGCCACCGGCGATCACTTCCACGTCCTGGCCGTTCTCGGCGATGCGACCCACGAGGTTCTGCATCAGACCTTTCATCAGCACCGACACGGCCAGCTCCTCGAGGGCAACCGGGTCGAAGTCTTTGCGCGGGTTGAGGTCGCTGGCGACGAGCTGGTCGATCCGGAACATGCTGAGGCTGCTGTCGGCCAGGATTGGAGTCAAGGCCTGGGCGGGCGCGTCGGCCACCAGCTCGGGTTCGGGCACCACGTCGGCCACTGCCGCCACGTTACCGACCGGTTGGGCCTGATCCGCCGCCGCACTCTTCAAGGCGACACGGGGCTTATGGCTAGCCTGCAATTTGGCGCGAGTTTGCCCTGCCATCCGCTGAAAATCCGCGTCTGTCATCTCCTCAACGGTAGTTGTACCCGGAGCCGCCGTTGACATCTCGGAGGCCTGCGTTTCAACACCTTCCAGAGTTGCGCCAGGAGCGATTTCATTCGCGGACTTGCGGCCCTTCTTTTCGGTTGTTGCAGTCATAAAAACCTCCGGACCCACAGGCCCAATTTCAGAAACGGACTCACTTTCACGAAGTTGCTGCGGCAGAGGGCGGCCGCTCACTGGAAGCCGCCGAACAGCGGGCCAAAGTCGGCTGCAGGGTTTAGAGGCTCGGTCTTGCTCTTGGCCTTGGGCTGATCTTGAAAACTCACCGTTGCCAGGAAGCCGCGCATAGCCTCAATCACCTGATTGGTGCGGGCCTGATCGTCGGCTTGGTCCTGAAGCTCTTCAAAGGTTGGCCAGGGCTTCGCCATGTGCCAGAAGCGGTTTCTCCATTCCCAGCGGCGCTCTAAAGACAGCGTGTTGCCGCAGACGACGTGCGCTGGAATACCCCAGAGCGTGCAGTTGATGTATGCCCCCCAGCAGCTCTGGGCGCTGATGTCTTGAACTACCCAGCGCATGTGCAAAGGGCTGATGCCGTCCTCTGCAAGCACCTGGGCCGTCGAGAGCACCATTCCGCCGGTTCCCGCTGCCGGCTCGTTGCACATCAGCACCTCGCCAGCGCGGAACATGTCGCGGCTGAAATTCATCCGGGCCATGAGGAGGCTGATGGCCTGGGGGGTGAAGAATTCACCGCCGTATTGCTTGTCGAGCTTGTGGCCGATCTCCATGTAGAGCGGACCAAGCAGGTCGGTGTAAGGTCGGTCTTCCATGTCGAGGACCAGCTGACGGAAGCTGCGGACAAGCACCTCCAGGTCGTGGCGCGTGAGCCCCTTGACGGCATCGAGGTACACCGCTTCCTGCTGCCCGAAGCTCAGCGCGGCGGCACCGGCCTGGACTAGTCGCCGGTAGGCTTCACTGACACGGATCTGCCGGACTTCTTGCAGGATGCGCGCGAAGGGAAGGCGCAGCGGGTCGCTAATGACTCCATGCCCGGCCTGATCGGCGGCGGCGCTGCGCTGGAGGGCGCGGGCCATTCGCGTGGTCATCGGGCACCGCCGAACAGCGGGCCGAGCTGGGACGCTGGGGCAGGGGCTTCGCCTGCCAGCACGAAGGCGTCAGGCCGCGCGAGGTACTCGTCCCGCGCGTTGATCATGACGACCGCGCCGGTCTTCTCGAAGTCCGGCAGGACGGCCTTCACAGTGCCCGACCCATGCTCCTTGTGCGAGATGCCGGTGCCGATCGGCGGCAGGGCGCTCACTCCTGGCCGCCCTGGGCGCGCGTCAAACCCGTGATGCGGTCCTCGACCCCATCGAACTCGGCCGCGTAGGCGTCCAGCTCATCGAGGAACACCGGGTTGGTCAGGCTCTTGCAGATGGCGGCGTATCGGTCGGCGGCCACCCCGCGCTCGTGCGGGTCGTTGGCGGGGCTGAGGGCGAAGTGCAGCTCGGCTTCCGCACAGTCGCGCAGGGCGGCCTGGCAGCAGTCGGAGGGACGGCGGCGGAACTCCCGGATGCCCGCAGGCGAGGGCAGGCGCACGTACACGACGCCGGGCGCATCGCAGTGAGGGCAGTTCATCAGGTGGTCGGTCGGTGCTGGCCGGGCGCTGTCGCGCAGCGCCTGCTGCCGCTCGATGCTGTTGCGCAGCACGCGGGCAGCGGTCGGGTGGGCGTTCAGCAGCTTGGCGAGGCCCAGCACCTGGGGATCGACCTGCTCGGGGGTGACAAGGGGGGTGGTCATTTCCGGTTACCTCTCAGGCGGGCGCGCACGTCGGCAGCGACGGCAGCGGATGAAGGCTTGTTGGTTCTGGCCTCGGGGGCGGGCGCGACGATGGCCTTATCCAGCAAGGCGATGAACGGCGTGCGCCACTTCTCGACGCCTTTCTTGCGGGCTTCAGCCTTCGCGTCTGCGCGGATCTCTCCGATGCGTTCGGTGCTCAGGTCACCCCAGGCGGCGCGGTCGGGGTCCTCGGCCAGACATTCGTCGAACAGCTTGTGCCCCATCGCAGACCGCAGGGCAACCTCGCCAGGGCGCAGGGCCGCCGCCGCGCCGCCCGGAACATTTCCGTTGCTCGTGGCGTCGTCTTGCTGGCCTGCCTGCGACTGTTCCTGATCCTGTGACTGATCGGCGTTCGCTTCCTGGGTTCCTGCCTGGCGACCAGAGGGTCTTTCACTTCTTCCACGAACGGCGGCGGCGGGTCTGCCCCTCTCTGCCGTGGTCTCTGCCGTAGTCTTTGCTTCCTTATTTATAGGGTTCGGGTTTTTGCCGGAACCGCTTTGGGGTTTTGCCGGAACCGGTCTGGGGTTTTGCCCAAACCGGTTTGGGGTTTTGCCCGAACCGGACTCCTGACTGCCCATCGCCATCAGGTCCTCTCCAAGGGCCTCCCATTCGATGCGGTAGTTGGTCCGGTTGTCCTTTCCGCCGGTCACGATCTCCAGGTAATCGCCGCACACGCGCTGGCAGCGGCGCACCTGATCCGGAGTCAAGTGGAGCTCTGTCTGCCATTCCGCCGCAGTCTTGTAGAACCACCCGTCAGGGTCGCTTGTGCGGTCGGACCAGTACAGGCACTGAGACAAGAACGCGGCGGAAGCGTAGTCGCCCAGCAGCTTCACGAACGGCACCGGAACTGCGAGGGTGTTCTTCGGGCCCATCACTTTGGCTACGAGGCGCACCCCGGCGTGCTTGCTGGTTAGGCCGGTCATGCCGCCTCGCCCGCCTTCGTGCGGGGCTTACGGGGCGCCCTGGGCTTCTTGGCGGCCTTCGCCGGGGCGGCAGCCGTGGCCGCCGTCGCCTCCGCCGGGAGGGCACGCATGATCTGGGGCCAGCGCAGTATCAGCAGCAGCATGGTCACGCTGTAGGCCAGCATGGAGCGGCCGTGCCGGGAGTGCAGATCCTCGCGCAGCTCGGGCAACTTCGCCCCCTTGATCCAGGCCACACGGGCCTGGAGGATGGCGGGCCGGCTGAACCAACCCGGATGACGTACCGCAGAGCCTAGGGCGCATAGGGTCAGCACCCGGACATACCGGGCAACGACAGGACGCTCGCGCTCGGTGCGGGCTTGCTCGATAGCGTCCTTCCGGCGCTTGACCTCGCGCTCCTTCTGGGCGCGCCGTTCCTTGTGGCTCATGTGCAGCAGCGCGGCGACCTCGCCAGCGTCGCGCCGTACCGCAGGTTGCGATACGACCGGCGCAGCCTGGGGGGCCTGCGGGGCCAGGGCCTCTGCGTTGGCCGGTACCGGGCCCAGGATCAAGAAGCGGTCGAAGGTCGGCTCTCGCCGGGTTTCGCCGTTGTAGACGTGCGCAACCGACTTCGCGCGCTTCTCCTGTCTCCAGACCGCGCCGCAGATCAGACACGTCGCCGTGTAGCCCATAAGCCGCTTGACCACGTATTCGGTCGGCGTGGCCCATTCGTGGCGGCACAGCTCGCCCTGGTAGCCTTCCTCGATCAGGAACGCATCGGCCGACTTCTGGACCTTCCAGGAGCGGTACTTGGGGGCGTAGAACCCAGCGTCCTCGCCCACGACCTGGCACTCGGTCCGGCCAGGGAGGCGGTCGCCGTCGCGCCACACGATGACCATGCGGCGCGCACCGCGCGTTCCCACCTTGACGTGCAGGCCGCTGCTCAGGCGGCGGTGGCTGCTGTCGTCGCTGCCTGCCGCCGCGAACATCTCGCTCAGCACGTCCACCAGTGCGTCAACCTGCGGCACGTTGGGCCTCCTCAAGGATGCGCACGTCGAGCGGTGGAATGACGTTCAGCTGCGCGAAGGGGCCGAATAGCGCACGGGCCGCAGCGTTGTAGGCAATGGCGGCCAGGGCTGGATGTGGGAAGGTGCCGAGGAACCGCTGCTCACCGTCGAGATGGATTGCTGCGCGGTACTGCCCCCGCCAAGGCGAAACGCCCTTAAAGCCGGTCTTGTTGTTGCTGTGCATCTTCCGGTTGCGCGAGTTCTCGGCC belongs to Deinococcus sp. Leaf326 and includes:
- a CDS encoding HNH endonuclease; translation: MATIPLHGKRGEGQVALCDDQDYALLSEHRWHLSKTGYPRTRAIGMASGTVDMHRLLTDERGGHYKDHISGDRLDNRRANLRACTQAENSRNRKMHSNNKTGFKGVSPWRGQYRAAIHLDGEQRFLGTFPHPALAAIAYNAAARALFGPFAQLNVIPPLDVRILEEAQRAAG
- a CDS encoding N-6 DNA methylase, producing MTTRMARALQRSAAADQAGHGVISDPLRLPFARILQEVRQIRVSEAYRRLVQAGAAALSFGQQEAVYLDAVKGLTRHDLEVLVRSFRQLVLDMEDRPYTDLLGPLYMEIGHKLDKQYGGEFFTPQAISLLMARMNFSRDMFRAGEVLMCNEPAAGTGGMVLSTAQVLAEDGISPLHMRWVVQDISAQSCWGAYINCTLWGIPAHVVCGNTLSLERRWEWRNRFWHMAKPWPTFEELQDQADDQARTNQVIEAMRGFLATVSFQDQPKAKSKTEPLNPAADFGPLFGGFQ
- a CDS encoding ParB/RepB/Spo0J family partition protein — protein: MKSAAADQAQPVGNVAAVADVVPEPELVADAPAQALTPILADSSLSMFRIDQLVASDLNPRKDFDPVALEELAVSVLMKGLMQNLVGRIAENGQDVEVIAGGRRLRALKLLHESGRVPADYMVPVRVQVLNDLEALQLAVAENMERADIDPLQEADAFAQMVTLGATPQDLALRYGRSVRFVQERLVLAAGLGEDGRKLYREREINLGQAQVIAQTTGPLRKHVVESAKRGTNVQGLASLIKKSSFLVEHARFDVAASGLEILEDLYHSQPARFADPKAALALQLDWAKAREKELTGKTGQFFVELRKMDSEYLRLAYDEFTTYDADKKLFGTIILVSTVTGEVKEERAARVADAKSERAKQQAKERSAAASEASGSAGGAIRKSGWTDSHVARATALRTALVGDHKRTVALTILSILEAAPVTLRGSLTHTQAVPIPAGMDRLREIDAKLGGALAVNEHHQPKHLMGVKFSYSSEGKEVYEFLQKLLTLQLEELLDIQSVLIAQAVGGWSEYNPVHAPYAFVTRLAADTGATISYKLTDEHLKAYPRDRLLELAKDAGIEDGEGLGKLSGLSTNTQIRAAILEHAVALHERGYVPPLVRFPVGDQVSAEDAQYRAQALDLIEKLTVQQTSALVEDLALDPTDPKDPRPADQMLRAELNVMPIEELRGWALLKETAKAVMLPDSATAAD
- a CDS encoding UvrD-helicase domain-containing protein, with protein sequence MPQRTAMQPSTYQQEIFNWVKSGSGHAIVAATAGAGKTTTAVQCAGLLAGRQVLFLAFNKHAAEQLKERLPAGCTASTIHSLGMGALRRALPNGAPNTKSDKLKAVSAMVLDPLMIQNLETYKATQEALMRLADFVRLTLTDPANPEAVLDMVDSYGVDLDPEVEAAALKLLPDVLAHSERLAREQGIIDFTDMIYLPVQWGLRPRTYDFVIVDEAQDLNAAQLEVVLSAVKRGGRVMAIGDRNQAIYGWAGADHRSMDVIKARLGAAELPLSVTYRCPVSHVRLAQAVTPDILPAPGAAEGVVRDVKREELHKHVAPGDLILCRVTAPLIAACYELIGEGVNATVRGRDIAAGLIKLIEKIMGRNPDMAAFPERVMAYRTLQVASLTSRHLGDEDKLARAVDDLDDKLEVLKIVVAKANPRTVSDLKNALNSIFDDSRPAVILSTVHRAKGLEADRVAILRGELLPHPRASTPQDIEGERCVKFVALTRSKRELLWVLESGQQPALDAPAPAPLPLPLDDRARLLALGWTVKESRPESGLRRVNIRHTDGRETGTAHVSEEKALASLLARLTLN